DNA sequence from the Thermoanaerobaculia bacterium genome:
TGCGCGTCTCGATGGCGAAGGTGCTCCTCGGCAAACCCGACGTCCTCCTCCTCGACGAGCCGACGAACCACCTCGACATCGAATCGATCCTGTGGCTCGAAGACTTCCTGAAGGGCAGCGCGGCGTCGCTCCTGATGACGTGCCACGACCGCGACTTCATGAACCGGATCGTGTCGAAGATCGTGGAGATCGACGGGGGAGAGCTCGTGTCGTACTCCGGCGATTACGATTTCTACGACCGGGAGCGGAGGCTTCGCGAGACGCAGCGGGAGGCCGCGTACGCCCGCCAGCAGGCGATGTTCGCGAAGGAGCACCGCTTCATCGAGCGCTTCTCGGCCCACGCCGCCAAGGCGGCGCAGGTGCAGAGCCGGGTCAAGAAGCTCGAAAAGATCGAGACCATCGAGCTTCCGCGGCGGCGGCAGGCGGTGAGGTTCGACTTCCCCGCGCCGGCGCGCTCCGGGGAGGAGGTCGCCGCGCTTTCGGGGGTCAGCAAGGCCTACGGCGACCGTTGCCTCTACGCGGGATTCGATTTCCTCGTGCGGCGCGGCGAGCGATGGTGCGTGATGGGAAGGAACGGGGCCGGCAAGACGACCCTCCTGAAGATGGTCGCCGGCACGCTCGCGCCGGACGCCGGCGCGGTCAAGCTCGGGGCGAGCCTCACGCTCGGCTACTTCGCCCAGCAGGCGCTCGAGCTCCTCGATCCCGGCCTCACGGTCCTTCAGCAGATCGAGAAGGACTTCCCGCACGACAGCCCGGCGGCGATCCGGAGCCTCCTCGGCGCCTTCCAGTTCTCGGGTGACGACGTCGAAAAGCCGGTGCGGGCGCTCTCGGGCGGCGAGCGGTCGCGTCTCGTCATGGCGCGCATGCTCTTTCACCCGCCGAACTTTCTCGTGCTCGACGAGCCGACGAACCATCTCGACCTCGCGACGAAGGAAATGCTCGTCGCGGCGCTCGGCCGTTTCGAGGGGACGATGCTCTTCGTCTCGCACGACCGGACGTTCCTGCGCGGGCTCGCGACACGGGTGCTCGAGGTCGGCGAAGGCGAGCCGCACGCCTATCCGGGGTCCTACCCCGAGTACGTCGCCGCGACGGGAAGGGAAGCGCCGGGCGTCCACGCCTAGGGACAAAAAAATCCCGGGGCCGAAGCCCCGGGATTCCAGGTTCCGCGGTAGAGGAGGCTACCCGCGCCGGATCAGGGAATAGGCGGAGGCCGCGAGCGACAGCGCGAGCACCGCGAGACCGACGCCGCCGAGCGTGGGCACCTTCGGCGCCGCCGGATCGACGTTGAATTCGACTTCCAGTCCGCCCTGGCACTGGCTGGTCGTTTCGGTCGCGGTGACCCCGATGTCCACGACTCCGACGTCACCCGTCCCCGGAGTCCCCGACAGGATCCCCGTGGACGGGTCGATGGAAAGCCACGAAGGGAAGTTGAACCCCGAGAACGTGTAGGTCCCGGACGGACTCGCCGAGAAATGGATCGTGTAGAGCTGCCCGACCGTCGCCGCCGGGTACGGGCAACAGGACGGAACCGAATGGACGTCGATGTGCGCACAGACGACGTCGAACGTGAACTGAGTCTGACCGGTGCATCCGGCGGGGTCTCCTCCCGAATCGGTCGCCGTCACCGTGAACGACACGGTGCCGACATCGCCGAAGCCCGGCGTACCGGTCAACGCGCCGGTCGAGGAATCGAGCGAGAGCCATGCCGGCAGTCCCGACGCGGTAAAGCTGTAGGTTCCCTGGGCGGGAGGGCTCGCCGAGAAGCTCGCCGAGTACGGCACGCCCACCGTGGCGTTCAAAAGGGTCGCCGGGGTCGACGAGACCGTGATCGTCGGACACGTCGGCGGCGGGATCACGACGGAAAAACTTCCGCTCGCGTTCGTCGTGTGCTTGACCTGCGTGCCGCTCGAGATGAAGTTCGCCGGCGTCGTCGAGGCGGTACCTTGCCCATCGATGACGAACGTGAAGATCTCGTCGTAGGAGCCGGTCCCGGAGCCGTTCTGGGAACAGGTCGCGTTCGTCAGGACGTCGGCGCTTGGAATGAGCGCGACGTTCCGGTACGGCGTGTTCGCGTAACCGTTGATGTCGATGTCCGCGTCGATGAACTCGAAGGAATCGGCCGGCCAGGAGTGCGAGGACACGGGGGAGAAGTAGAGGACTTTCGCGGCGCCGACCGTCCCCGTGCATCCGTCCACGGTGATGGTCCCGAGCTGTCCGATCTGTGGATTGCTCGGAATGGTGATCACGGTGTTCACCTTGTTGGCGTTCGCCTGGATCGTGTCGGCGACCGTGAAGGCGAAACTCTGGCTGCCGAGCGAGCCGCTGAGCGTACCGCTGCCGCAACCCGGGGTCGACGTGTCGCTGCAGGTGCTGAAGAGCTTGACGGTGAGCGTCTGGGGCGTGCTCGTCGTTTGTGTCGCCTTCACCAGGAAGAAGACGCCTTTGGTTTCTCCGCCTGCCAGGCCGGTTTCGGGCGTCGGCGCGGTCCCGTGCGCGCCCGTCGCCGGCTTGAATTTCAGCTCGTGCACGCCGGTTCCGACGTTGCTGATGATCGAGCTCGCGCTGGTGTCGAGCTGCGCCCAGACGTCGGAGGCGGGTCCGCCGCTGTTCGTGATCTGGAACACGAGATAGGTCGCGTCCAGAGTGTTTCCGATATCCGTGTACATGACGGAGCCCGATTCGCTCGCCACCGACAGCGAAGGCGGCGGAAGCGCGCTCCCCCGGGACGCCAGGCCGATCACCGCGATCGCTAACGAAGACGCCAGGATGATCTTCTTCATCGTCTCCTCGTCGCGGGCGCCGGCATTCGACGGCGTGACCCGCTAAAAACCAACCTCCGATGGGGATAAAACCCGTGTATTGTAGGGGAGACGGATACTTCCGTCAATTTTTCGTCAGTCCGGGCCTTTTTTCTCGATTGAACCCGGAGAGGGGAAGCCGAGGCATCCCGTCATTTGCCGCGCAGTTCCCAGCTCTCCGCGTACATCTTTTCCCCCGCTTTCACCTCGAACGGTAAGTGATTGGCCGGCAAGGGCAAAGCGCAGGTCGCGTACGGGGTGAACACGCAGGGCGGGTTGTACGCTTTGTTGAAATCGAGGACGGTCTTGCCCGCCGTCGGCATCGGCGCATAGACGAAACGTCCTCCCCCGTAGGTGGCCTTCCCGTTCGTCCGGTCGCCGAAGATGATGAAGAGCTCGTCGGATCCCTGCTCGAAGATCGGAACGATCCGGTAGGGCCTGCCGCGCCACGTGAATTCGAGCTCGCCGGGCGAGACGTCGTCCTCCGGGAAACCGAGGATCGTCGGAACCGTGACGTGCTTCGGCTGCGGATACGGGATGAACCGAGCTTCGAAGCGCCATTCGGAGGAAACCGGATAGTGCTCGAGGCCGTGGAAGTCGCGCCGCGCCGCGCTCGCGCTGTCGCGCACGCGGACGCCGGTGCGATCGCCGCGCCGAATCACGAAGAAGGAAACCGTGCCCGTCGAAAGAACCGTCGCATCTCCGTTCTCGTCCGATGCCAGCGGCATCGCCTCGGCGGGCTTTCCGCCTGACCGCACGGACGATCCGGGCGCGGGCTCCCAGCGCGTTTCCTTGCCCGCGAGAACGATCTCTCCCGCGCGCGCGGGGGCGAACGGCGGCAGCCGCACGGCGCTCCCGGACGCCGACCCGACCGCGTTCACCCCGGGCTGGAGCCAGAAGAGGCCGGCGAGCGAGAGCCACCCGTCCGGCTTCTCGAGGCGAGAGATCCGGCCGGCGCGCCAGGTCTCGATCGAGCGGACGTAGGCCTCTTCCGCGGGCGAACGGCGCGCCCGGCAGGACACGGCGGCCGCGGCGAGGAGCGCTGCCGCGAGGAGCGGGGAGGCTCGGCGGATCTTCATCGCCTCTCCCTCATTCGTGCGCCGACGGGTCCTTCGGCTTCGGCACGACGATCGGCGGCACCCCGGCCTTCTCGACCGCGCGATCGAATTCGGGCAGGTCCTTCTCGAGGGCGGCGGCGAGGTCGGCGCGGATTCCGGCGAGCTGCTTCTCGAGCTCGTCGAAGTACGCGTAGGCGGAAGGAGCGGGCGCGCCGTCCGCCGAGGAGACGACGCTGGTCAGTCCGACGAACTGGTGATCGAGCTTCGGCGGGAAGTTCAGGACGTCCTGGTTCGCCTTCACCTTCGGGTTGACGAGCTTCTCTTCGATGCCCGTCAATTTTTCGGTCAGAGCCCGGGCGGGCGCCTTCAGGGCCTCGTCCTTCCCGATCTCCTTCGCGCGGGCGAGCACGTCCTGGATCTGCGTCTTCACCGACCGGATCCGGATCACGGAGGCGTGCGTTTCCGAAAGGGCGTTGCGCACGGACTCGAGGAATTCATACTGACGCTTGAGGTCCTCCGGACTCGCATGGACGGCGGGATTCGGCGCGACCTCGAGCTTTTCCTCGAAGGAGCGGTCGCCGACGGTGAGCTTCACCCGGTACGCGCCCGGAGCGACCATCGGCCCGTTCTTGTTTCCCCAGATCACGGCTTTCGGAAGGAGCGTGGGGGCGAACATCCGGAGGTCCCAGACGAAGCGGTTCAATCCCTCCTTCGGCTCGATCCTCTTCTCGGCGTTCTCCTCCTCTTCGGCGCCCTCCTCTTTCTTCGCGTTCGTGAACTTCCGGAGCAGCCGGTCGCCGGCGAAGATCTCGATCTCGACCTTCTCTTTCTCCGACGGCTTGCTCGAGAGCCACCAGTCGATCGTCGCTCCGCCCGGGGGGTTCTCCCCGGCGGGTCCGCGCGGGCCGCCTTCGCCGAAACCTCCGCGCTCGATCCGCAGGGCGGGACGGGGAGGGAAGAGATGGACCGCGGACGACGCGATCGCCCCGTTCCATCGCTCGAGCGGAGTCAGATCGTCGAGGATCCAGAACGCGCGGCCCTGGGTCGCGACGACGAGATCGCGGTTCTTGACGGCGAGATCCGTGATCGGCACGACGGGAAGGTTCCTCTGGAACCGCTCCCAGCGCCCGCCGCCGTCGAACGACACGTACAGTCCCGTCTCGGTTCCCGCGTAGAGCAGCCCGGGGCGGACGGCGTCCTCGCGGACGACGCGCGTGAACGCGCCGTCGGGAATCCCGGAGACGATCTTCGTCCAGGTGCGGCCGTCGTCGGTCGTCTTGTAGACGTAGGGACGGTCGTCGTCGAACTTGTACATCGTGGCGGCGACGTAGGCCGTGGACCGGTCGTGCGGGGAGAGCTCGATCGCGTTGATCTGGATCCATTCCGGGAGGCCCTTCGGCGTGACGTTCTTCCAGGTCTTTCCGCCGTCGTGCGTCACGTGGACGAGGCCGTCGTCGGTCCCCGCCCAGAGCGTATTCGCGTCGAACGGCGATTCGGCGACGCAGAAGATCGTGTCGTAGACCTCGATGCCGGTGTCGTCGTAGGTGATCGGCCCGCCGGAGTATCCCTGCTTCGACTTGTCGTTCCTCGTCAGGTCCGGGCTCGCCTCCTCCCACGTCCTTCCCTCGTCCCGGCTGCGCAGGAGCACCTGCGCGGCGTGATAGACGGTCTTCGGGTCGAAGCGCGAGACGATGATCGGCGCGTTCCACTGGAATCGGTACTTCAGGTCCTTCGCCGCCTGTCCGATCGCGAGCTGCGGCCACGCGATGACTTCCTTCTCCTCGCCGGTCTTCCGGTCGGTCCTCGTGATCGACCCGCCGTAGCAGCCGCCGTAGACGACGTCGGGGTCGGCGAGGTTCGGCGCGATCCACCCGCTCTCGCATCCGCCGACGATGTACCAGTCGGGGCGCCCGATGCCCGGTCCCGGCGCGGCGCTCGGGATGACGACGGGCGTGTTGTCCTGCTGGGCGCCGTAGACGCGGTACGGGGTGCGGTCGTCGGTCGCGACGCGATAGAACTGCGCCGTCGGCTGGTTCTCGATCGACGACCAGCTTCGGCCGCCGTTGATGCTCACGTTGGCGCCGCCGTCGTTGGACTCGATCATGCGGAGCGGATCGTCGGGATCGATCCAGAGGTCGTGATTGTCCCCGTGCGGAACCGGGATGCCGGCGAAGGTCTTCCCGCCGTCCTGGGAGCGATAGAAGCCGGTGTTCAGGACGTAGACCGTGTCGGCGGACTTCGGATCGGCGTAGATTTCCGTGTAGTACCAGGCGCGCTGCCGGAGCTTGTTCTCCTCGTTGACGCGCGTCCACTTCTCTCCGCCGTCGTCGGACCGGTAGACTCCTCCCTTCTCCGCCTCGACGATCGCCCAGACGCGGCCCTCGCGCGCCGGGGAGGGCGCGACCGCGATCTTTCCGACGACCCCTTCGGGGAGACCGCCCGCGAGCTTCTTCCAGGTGTCTCCGCCGTCCGTCGACTTCCAGATGCCTCCGCCCGGGCCGCCGCTCTCGAGCGTCCACGGCTTTCGATAGACCTGCCAGAACGCGGCATAGAGGATGCGCGGATTGACCGGGTCCATCGCGAGGTCGGAGGCGCCGGTCTTCGCGTCGACGAACAGCACCTTCTTCCACGAGCGGCCGCCGTCGGAAGAACGGAAGATCCCGCGCTCGTCGTTGGCCGCCCAGACGTGCCCCTGCGCGGCGACGTAGACGAGATCCGGATTCTTCGGATGGATGCGAACGCGGGAGATCTGGGCCGTTCCCGGGAGTCCCACGTTCGCCCAGGAGCGTCCCGCGTCGGTCGACTTGTAGACGCCGTCCCCCTTCGAGACGTTGCCGCGGATCGGCGCCTCTCCCATTCCCGCATACACGACGTTCGGGTCCGATTCCGCTACGGCGACGGCGCCGACCGAGCCGGCCTTGAAGTCCTTGTCCGAGGTCGGATCCCAGCGGCCGCCACCGTCGGTCGTTTTCCAGACGCCGCCGCCGGTCCCGCCGAAGTAATACGTCAGACGGTCGCCCCGGACGCCCGTCACCGCCGTCACGCGGCCTCCGCGGAACGGGCCGATGTTGCGGAAACGCATTCCGTCGAACCGGTCGGAGAGCGACTTCTCCGGGGCCGCGGTTCTCGCCGATTTCGCCGGAGCGTCGGCCAGCGTCACGCTCGGAGAAGGGGCGGCCGACATCGAGACGGCGAGAGACGACGCGAGGGCGGCGAAGATCACGGACGGACGGAGCGGGCTCAAGGTTTCTCCTTTCGGTTCAACGATTCGAGGAGTATACGAAACCGTCCGTGGCACGGGCCTTGCTGATTTTCTCCGGAGATGAGCTTTTTCGTCGAGCCCCGAGTGTATCCGCGGCGCCAGCTTCGCCCGCCCGAGGTCTGGCGGCGGTTTGCGCGCGACGGGGCGATCTCCCTCGAACGGGCGCTCCTCATCGTCGGAGCGCTCCTCCTCGGCTGGTGCGGCTGGACGCTCGCGGAGGCGCACGCCTGGCAGCGGTATGCCGGCTGGTCGCTCGAGCGGCAGCGCCGCGGAGAGACGGCGTCGGTGGCGCAGTACCTCGCGAGCCGCGTCGGCCTCGGAGCGAAAGAGCGTCCCGCCCCTCCTTCTCCCGCGGCTCCGGAAGCCGAGCCCCTTCCTTCGCGCGGCGATCTCCTCGGCCGGCTCGACATCCCGAGGCTCGGGCTGTCGGCGATCGTCCTCGAGGGGGACGACGCGGCGACGCTGAAGCTCGGGGTGGGTCACATTCCGGGAACGGCGCTCCCCGGGCCGCGGGGCAACATGGCCCTCGCCGCCCACCGCGACAGCTTCTTCCGCCCGCTCCACGAGATCCGGCGGGCGGACGAGATCGAGCTCACGACCGCGCGGCGTACCTACCGATACCGGGTGAGCGACGTCGCGATCGTTCCTCCGGAGGACGTCGCGGTCCTTCGCGACACGCCGAAACCGTCCCTGACGCTCGTCACGTGCTACCCTTTCTGGTGGGTCGGCAACGCCCCGAAGCGCTTCGTGGTGCACGCGTCCCGGATCGAATCGAACTGACGCGTTTCGGGCTCCGGGCCGCCGGATCCGGGAGAGCGGATGCACACGTTCGAAAAGACCCCCCCCGAGGTCGAGGAGCTCCTGCTCCGGCCGATCAAGGACCTCGGGCTGAAGCTCGAAGGCTCGAGCGTCGAGAAGTACGTCCAGCAGCTCTACCGTGAGCTGGACCAGAAGGGACTGAAGCGCTTCCGGCCCGGGTGCTATCTGACGGACGAGTGGGGATGCCCGTCGGGGCAGCCGATCATCGGGATCCCGTTCTATCTCGCCGATCCGAAGCTCGCCGCTCTCGAGAGGGCGATGAACGATCTCGAGGACGAGCGCGAGATCATGATGTATCTCCGCCACGAGGCGGGACACGCATTCAATTACGCCTACGAGCTCTACAAGACGTCGGAGTGGCGGGACCTCTTCGGGCCCTTCCGCCGTCCGTATCACGACGACTACGAGCCGGTTCCGTTTTCGCGGAAATTCGTCCGGCACATCGCCGGGTGGTACGCGCAGAAGCACCCCGACGAGGACTTCGCCGAGACGTTCGCGGTGTGGCTCACGCCGCGGTCCGGGTGGCGGACCAAGTACAAGGGGTGGGGCGCGCTCCGGAAGCTCCGCTACGTCGACCGGGTGGCGCGCCGGGTCGCCGACGTGGAGCCGAAGCGGTCGCGGGGCGCGACCGACGTGACCGTCGACGAGATGGAGACGACGATCGCGGAGTTCTACCGCGACGCCCGGCAGTCCGACGAGGAGCTCGCCGCGAAGCTTCCTCTCGACGTGGACCTGCAGGAGATCTTCGGAAGGCCTCCGCGGAGGCGGCGGAAGAAGGCGGCCCGTCCCGCGTTCGAGCTCGTCGCCGAATGCCGGAAGCCGATCGTCGACCGGGTCGCGCACTGGACGGGAGTGCGGCGGCCGCTCGTCAAGAGCGTCGTCGAATCGATCGAACGGCGCCTCCGGGAGCTCGGGCTCGTTTCCGAGCCGGCCCGGGAGCGCGCCGATCTCGCGGCCGTGACCGCCTACGTCACGACCCTCGCGATGAACTACCTCGTGCGCGGGGAATTCATCGCGACGGAGGAGGAGTGAGCCGATGAAAATCGCCGTGCTCTACGACGTCTGGGAGGAGGGGGGGGCGCCCGCCGAGGAGAAGCCGCCGGCGGAAGAGCCCGTGCCCCGCGCGCGCAAGCGCAAGAAGAAGCCGCCTCAGAAACGCATCCGGCGGCCGAAGCTCGACCGCGAGGAGATCTTCGACGCGCTCGTGAAGATCGGGCACGAGCCCTCGTACCACGTGCTCGACGGCAAGGACGCCTCGCTCGTCACGCTCGCGAGAAACGGCGCCGACCTCGTCTTCAACCTCACCGAGTCGTACGCGGGCGACGACACGCGGGACATGAACATCGCGGCGTATCTCGAGCTCCTCGACCGGCCGTTCACGGGCGCCGGTTCGCATGCGCTCTATCTCGCGCAGGACAAGGCGCTGGCGAAGAAGATCTTCCAGTTCCACGGCCTTCCCACGCCGTACTTCGCGGTGATCGACCGCGGAAAGGTCGGCTTCTCGCACGACATCCAGTTCCCCCTGATCGTCAAGCCCACGTCGGAGGACGGCTCGATCGGGATCGACGCCGGGTCGGTCGTCCGCACGATCAAGGAGCTCATGGAACGCGTCGAGCACATCCAGGAGCGGTTCGATTCGCCCGTCCTCGTCGAGGAGTACGTGGAGGGGCGCGAGATCTACGCCGCCGTCATCGGCAACGACCGCCCCGAGGCGCTGCCGCTCGTCGAGCTCGATCTGTCGAAGCTTCCGGAGGGGATGCCGCGCATCGCGGGGACCGAAGTGAAGTGGGAGCGCGAGACCGAGGCGTACAAGAAGACGAAGTCGGCGATCGCGACCGGCCTCGACGAGGAGGTCGTCCGGAAGGTCGAGGAGATCGCCGTCGGCGCGTACCGGGCGCTCGAGCTCCGCGACTACGGACGGATCGACCTGCGCCTCGCTCCGGACGGAAAGGTCTTCGTCATCGAGGCGAACCCGAACCCCTGGCTCTCCTCGTCGGCGGAATTCGCGATGGCGGCGAGGGAATCGGGGCGGAGCTATCACGGGATGATTCGCGAGATCGTCGACCTCGCGATGGCGCGCGCCACCTAGGCGCGCGCGGGTGGCCGGCGCGGCGATGCATCGAGCGAGCGGACGCGGGAAGCCCGCCCGCGGCCGCTACGCGCCCCGGCACGCCTTAGCCGCGGGCCGGTCTCCCCGCATCCCGCCGGGCTCGCGCCTCGCCGCGCCTCACTGCCTCGTCTCATGAGAACCCCCCGGTCGGCTCAATCGGTGACGCAAAAGCGTTCCTCGCCAACCATTGATCGGTTGCCGCAGCGTCGAGGCGCGGCCAGACGTGTCGGAAGACGCCGGTCGCTCGCGTCCCGTATAACGGCGCGTATCGTCCGCGCCCGCTAACCGATCGTCACGCGATTTCTGCCGTTTTGCTTCGACAGGTACATCGCCTCGTCGGCGGCGCGGGAAAGATCCGCGGGGCCGCCCATTTCCGGGCGGAACTCGGCGACGCCGAACGAGCAGGTGATGCCGACGGCGAACGTGCCGAACTGGAACGACGCGCCGGCGATCTCGCGCCGGAGCTTCTCGGCGACCTCCGCCGCGGCGGGCGCGTCGGTTTCCGGGCACAGCACCCCGAACTCCTCGCCGCCGATCCGCGCGAGCGTCTGTTCGACGCGGAGCACCCGCTGCATCCGGGCGGCCACCTGCTGCAGGACGAAGTCTCCGGCGAGGTGCCCGTGGCGGTCGTTGACGGTCTTGAAGTGGTCGATGTCGGTGAAGACGAGCGACAGCGGCCGGCCGTATCGGCGCGCCCGGGCGAATTCGCGCTCGATCTCCTCGTCGAATTTCCGCTTGTTGTAGATCGCGGTCAGGCCGTCCCGGATGACCAGCTCGAAGATCGCGTCGTGGTACGCCTGCTCCACGTCTTCCTCGTGCAGGAACTTGAAATGGACGGCGCCGACCTGGAAACGGTCGCCGCTCCGGAGCGGCGTCGGGCGGTCGATCAGCCGATCGTTCACCGCGGTCCCGTTCGTGCTCTGGAGATCGCGCAGGACGACGACGCCCCGCTGGTACTCGAGACGGGCATGGTTGCGTGACACGGAGGGGACTTCGGGGAGCGCGATCTCGGCGTCGGGCGAGCGGCCGATCTCGAGCGATTTTCCGGGCGCGAGCCGGAAGCGGCGGCCGATGTTCTTGTTCTGCGGATGCGAGATCAGGATGATGTCGGCTTCGGCGTTTTCCGCGTCCGCCCGCGGGTCGACCGGGACCATGTTCGACTGAGTGGTCTTGCGCTTCGCGTCGGCCAGGTCCGGAGACGTCTTCTCCGACGGGAGCCGCCCCAGGAAGCCGCCTTCCGTTCTGCCCGGATCATCCACTTTCGTACCCGTTTTCTGGGGAAAGGGTATCACGCGACGGGGCGGCAGCGCGCCGCGGATCCGTTCAGGGGCGGCGGCGCCGGCGCGGGAGATGGCCGCCCGGAGGCGCGGCGGCTCCCGGGGGCGGCGGCGCGCGATGGGGACCCGGCGCCGGGGGCCTCGCGCCGGGGGAAGAACCGGCGAGCCGCCGCCGCTCCTCTTTCTGTCGCGCGCGCGCCCGCTCCTCCGACTTCCGGGCGCGGATCGCGGCGATGCGCTCGGAGAGGGGGATCTCGAAGCGTTCCGGGGCGGCGGCCTTCGGATGGAAGTCGGGGAGCACGATCCGGGGCAGGCGTTTCCCGATCGCGCGCTCGATCGCGCGGAGATCGCCCTCCTCCTCGGGAGAGACGAAGGTGAAGGCGTCGCCGGTCGCCTCGGCGCGCGCGGTCCGGCCGACGCGGTGGATGTAGTCCTCGGGAACGTTCGGCACGTCGAAGTTGACGACGTGCGAGAGCGCCTCGACGTCGATCCCGCGCGCCGCGATGTCCGTCGCGACCAGGACGCGGTATTTCCCCGCCTTGAAGTTCGCGAGCGCCTGCGTCCTCTGGGCCTGGGACCGGTTGCCGTGGATCCGGTCCGAGGGAATCCCGTGCCGGGCGAGGAATTCGGCGAGCCGGTTGGCGCGGTGCTTGGTTCGCGTGAAGGCGAGCACGGTCTTCAGCTCGCCGCGTTTCAGGAGCTCGAGAAAGAGGGGGAGCTTCGCTTCCGACGCGATCGGATAGACGGCCTGGGTGATTCCGACCGCGGGCGCCGCTTTTCGCTCGAGATTGACGAGCACCGGGTTCCTGAGCATCTCGCGCGACAGCTCGACGATCGGCGGCGGCATGGTCGCCGAGAAGAAGAGCGTCTGCCGCCGGGGCGGGAGGTGCTTGAGGACCCGGCGGATGTCGGGGAGGAATCCCATGTCGAGCATCCGGTCCGCTTCGTCGAGGACGAGGATCTCGAGCCCCGCGAGGGCCGCGTAGGGGAAGCGGAAGTGGTCGAGCAGGCGTCCGGGAGTGGCGACGATCACGTCGACACCGGCGCGGAACGCGTGCTCCTGGGGGCCCATGCCGACGCCGCCGAAGACCGCCGCGCCCGAGAGCGGCGTGTGCGTGGCGAGCTGCCCCAGGTGCTCGTCGATCTGGGCGGCGAGCTCGCGGGTGGGCGTGAGGACGAGCGCGCGGGTCGTGCGCCGCGGCTTCGCCATCAGGCGGTGGAGGATCGGGAGCACGAACGCCGCGGTCTTGCCGCTGCCCGTCATCGCGCAGGCGAGGACGTCGCGCCCCTCCATCGCGGGGGGGATCGCGTCGGTCTGGATCGGCGTCGGGCGCGCGAAGCCCATGTCGTGAACGCCGCGGAGCAGATCGGGATGGAGGCCGAATTTCGAAAAAGGCATGAGTCCCGAGAGTGTCACACGGCCGCCCGCGACACAAGGCGGCCTTCCCGCCCGTCCGGAACCGGGATCAGCGGCCCGGCAGCAGCGCCCGGACGCGCCCGGGACCGTCGAGGACGACGAGCGCGCGGTCGGTCGTGAAAAAGAGGCGAACGGCGAGGCTCCCCGGCGCGGGGATCGCTCCCGGATCGCCCGCGAGCGTCGACGCGAACGGCGACGCCGGAAGGAGGTTCTCGCCCCAGGGCTCCGCTCGGCCCGACGAGCGGCCGACGACGACCACGTGGCGCCACGCCGCGCCGCTTCCGGACGACGTGGCGAGCATCACGTCGCCGGCGCGCGGTTCCCCGAGGATCCAGGCGCGGTCGGCGGCGCCGACGTCGAGGGTCGAGACGACCGCGCCGTCCGGGGTCAGCCGGCGCAGCCGTCCGGCACCGCCGGACGATTCGAAGAGGGCGATCGTGCCGTCGGACAGGAATGCCGCCGACCGGAAAGACACGTCGGGCGCCCCGAATTGAGCGATGGAACGTCCCGTCTCCCCGTCGAGGAGATCGACGGTGGCGGTCGCCTCCCGGACGAGGAGCCTCGAGCGATCGGGGGAGGCGAGGATCGGAAATGTGCGGCGGAAGGGCCCGGAAGAACCTGCGAATCGAAGGCTCCTCCTCGTGACGTCGAGCTCGTAGATGTCGATCGTCGTAGTCCCCCGGCCACCGGCCGGTCGGGCCGCGTAGATCCGGAGCCGGGTTTCTCCCGCGAAGGTCGCACAGGTGAAGCCTCGCGCGTCTTCCCAGAGGGGGCGAGGCGGCGTCGCCGCGGCGAGCATTCCCCCGCCCGCCGCGTCCCAGACGACGACGCGGGCCGCAG
Encoded proteins:
- a CDS encoding DEAD/DEAH box helicase; its protein translation is MPFSKFGLHPDLLRGVHDMGFARPTPIQTDAIPPAMEGRDVLACAMTGSGKTAAFVLPILHRLMAKPRRTTRALVLTPTRELAAQIDEHLGQLATHTPLSGAAVFGGVGMGPQEHAFRAGVDVIVATPGRLLDHFRFPYAALAGLEILVLDEADRMLDMGFLPDIRRVLKHLPPRRQTLFFSATMPPPIVELSREMLRNPVLVNLERKAAPAVGITQAVYPIASEAKLPLFLELLKRGELKTVLAFTRTKHRANRLAEFLARHGIPSDRIHGNRSQAQRTQALANFKAGKYRVLVATDIAARGIDVEALSHVVNFDVPNVPEDYIHRVGRTARAEATGDAFTFVSPEEEGDLRAIERAIGKRLPRIVLPDFHPKAAAPERFEIPLSERIAAIRARKSEERARARQKEERRRLAGSSPGARPPAPGPHRAPPPPGAAAPPGGHLPRRRRRP